The region CGCCAGCGGATGGCAAAGGGGGATGAGATCGCTGGTGCGCTTGGACGCCATGATGGCGGCGATGCGGGCGATGCCGAGGACGTCGCCTTTTTTTGCGGTGCCGGACCGGATCACCGCCAAGGTCTCAGGCTTCATCGAGATGATGCCGCTGGCGACAGCGACACGATGGGTATCCTGTTTGGCGCCGACGTCGACCATGTGCGCTTGTCCGCCCTGGTCGAAATGGGTCAGGCCCTGATTGGCGTCGGCCGGTGAATTTGCGGTTTTGGAATCGGTCATGGCGGTGGAAAGTGAAAGTCAGTCATTACTGCGGGTATCATAGCAGGCATTGAAAGAGCCTCTCGCGCTCCACGTCACCTACAACTCAACACCAGTCTATGCGTCACTCCGTATTTTCTGAACAAACACGTCGTCCACTGTTACGTCCCGCCTTGCGTGCGCTGTTCGCGGCGCTGGTGTTGACGGGCGCGATGCTGCCGCTGGCAGTTGCGCCGACCACCGGCGTCGCGCAAACCTTGCCGACGCTGGGCGATACCGAACGCGAGGGGTTGTCGCCGCTGATGGAGCGCAAACTCGGAGAGCAGATCATGCGCGACATCCGGCGCGATCCGGATTATCTCGACGACGGTCCGGTGCTGGAATACCTCAACAACTTCGGCTCGGGCCTGGTCTCCGTGCGTCCTGACGTGCGCGGCGAAGCCGGCTACGATTTCTTTTTCTTCGCGGTGCGCGATCCGGTGCTGAACGCCTTCGCGTTGCCGGGCGGTTTCATTGCCGTGCACTCGGGGCTGATGCTGGCGGCGCAGAGCGAGTCCGAGCTGGCCTCGGTGCTGGCGCATGAAATCGGCCACGTCGCGCAGCGCCACATCGCGCGCATGATCGGCCAGCAAAAGCAGAATTCGATGATCCAGCTGGCCTCCATCGTGCTCGGCGCTCTGGCCGGCGTGTCCAAGGTCGGCGGCGACGCCGCCATGGCGACGATGATGGGCGGCACCGGCCTGGCGATGCAGCGGCAGCTCAATTTCAGCCGCGACGCCGAGCGCGAAGCAGATCGTGTCGGCCTGCAGATCCTGCGCGACGGCGGCTTCGATACCTCGGGCATGGTAGCGTTTTTCGGTCGCCTGCAAAGCGCGTCGCGCGGCCTCGGCGATGCGGTGCCGCCTTACCTGCTGACGCACCCCTTGACCACCGAACGGATCGCCGATATCCAGGCGCGCATCCGCGATCAGCGCTACAAGCAGCGCGCCGACAATCCCGATTTCCAGCTGATCCGCGCGCGCGTGCGTCTCCTGCAAAACAATACTGCGCAAGGCATTCGCGATGCCCAGGCATATTTCGAATCGCAACTGCGCCAGAACACCAAGATGCAGATCATGGTGTCGAAGTACGGGCTGGCGTATGCGGCTTACCTGCAGCGCTCCTACGACAAGGCCGAGAGCCTGCTGCAGGAAGCGCGCGCAGCGTCGCAGCCGATGGTGCCGAGCATCCTGTTCACCAACCTCGACATCGACATCAAACTCGCCAAAAAGCAGGGTGCGCAGGCACTCAAGGAAGCCGACGCCGCACGCAAGCAATTCCCGCTGTCGCGTGTGGTGGCGCATCAATACGCCGATGCCCTGATCGAGGGGCAGCGCTATGATGCCGCCGTCACCTATCTGCGCGACCAGGCGCAGCTGTACCGCCAGGAAGTCGCAGTGCAGGATTTGCTCGCCAAGGCCTATGCAGCGCAGGGCAAACAAGCTCTGCAGCATATGGCGCTGGCGGAATCCTATGTGCTGCAGGGAAGTTTGCCGGCGGCGCTGGAGCAGCTCGGTATTGCACGCAAAGCGCCGGATGCGACCTTCTACGACCAAGCCATGATCGATGCGCGCGAGCGCGATCTCAAGGAGCAGTGGAAAGAAGAGATGAAGGAAACCAAGGGGCGCGGATAGTCGGCGCCTCTCGTCGCATCGTCATTGTCAGGCCGTCGCGCGGGGTTGAGCGACAAAGCCGAACCGTTCTGCAAGTTCGGCGTTGCTGGTGCGTTGCAGGTGAAGCAAGTTGCCGCCGTGCGAGAAAACCAGTGCGGCGGCGTCGCTCCCGTCCAGCCATTCCATGATTTCATCGTCGCTCGCTGGTCGGCCCGCGACCGTCAGCGTCGCCAACACGGCGGCGGCATCGCGATCGTCCAGCGCCGCGACAACGGCATCCGACACCAGCACCAGTTGTCCCTCCCGCGTCAGCCACGCTCCTGAAATCGCTTGCAGCGTGTCGCCGGTCTGGGTGATGAATCCCGCGACCGGATCGGTGCGCACGACATGCGGCGTCAGCTCAAGATCGACATAGACGCGCTGCGGACCATTCTGGAAATACCAGCGGCCTTGCTCATCATGCGTGTAGTTGCGGTTGATGAAACCGAGCAGCGCCGGATGCGCGATCCTGTCGCCGGGAAGGTTCTGTTGCTGGGCGCGTTCATCGCGCATGCGCCAGTGTCCGCGCGCATCCAGTTTGAGCCAGCCGAAGCAGTGCGGCACATTCGGCCACTTGGCCATCGCTTGCCTGACGACGTCGTCCATTGCCTATTCACCTTCCAGAAAATGCAGCATGCGCTGCGGCAGCCAGCCCAGTTCACCCGGTGGTGCGCCGGTGGGGAAGCCGACATGGCCACCTTCGTCAGGATATTCCAGTTTGACGCATGCGGCAGCGCTTGCGGGCAAATACTGCGGCGGCAGGAAGGGATCGTTTTTGGCATTCAGCACCAGCGTCGGCACGGTGATGTCGTGCAGGATGTGCTTGGCGCTGGCGCGATCCCAATAGTCCTCGGTGTCGCGATAGCCGTGCAGCGGCGC is a window of Herbaspirillum hiltneri N3 DNA encoding:
- a CDS encoding M48 family metalloprotease; amino-acid sequence: MRHSVFSEQTRRPLLRPALRALFAALVLTGAMLPLAVAPTTGVAQTLPTLGDTEREGLSPLMERKLGEQIMRDIRRDPDYLDDGPVLEYLNNFGSGLVSVRPDVRGEAGYDFFFFAVRDPVLNAFALPGGFIAVHSGLMLAAQSESELASVLAHEIGHVAQRHIARMIGQQKQNSMIQLASIVLGALAGVSKVGGDAAMATMMGGTGLAMQRQLNFSRDAEREADRVGLQILRDGGFDTSGMVAFFGRLQSASRGLGDAVPPYLLTHPLTTERIADIQARIRDQRYKQRADNPDFQLIRARVRLLQNNTAQGIRDAQAYFESQLRQNTKMQIMVSKYGLAYAAYLQRSYDKAESLLQEARAASQPMVPSILFTNLDIDIKLAKKQGAQALKEADAARKQFPLSRVVAHQYADALIEGQRYDAAVTYLRDQAQLYRQEVAVQDLLAKAYAAQGKQALQHMALAESYVLQGSLPAALEQLGIARKAPDATFYDQAMIDARERDLKEQWKEEMKETKGRG
- the moaC gene encoding cyclic pyranopterin monophosphate synthase MoaC, whose protein sequence is MTDSKTANSPADANQGLTHFDQGGQAHMVDVGAKQDTHRVAVASGIISMKPETLAVIRSGTAKKGDVLGIARIAAIMASKRTSDLIPLCHPLALTHVSVEFAVDEAQSCVSCTVRVETNGKTGVEMEALTAVQVGLLTIYDMSKAIDRGMVMSDIRVQEKHGGKSGSWSQA
- a CDS encoding DUF2946 family protein, translating into MDDVVRQAMAKWPNVPHCFGWLKLDARGHWRMRDERAQQQNLPGDRIAHPALLGFINRNYTHDEQGRWYFQNGPQRVYVDLELTPHVVRTDPVAGFITQTGDTLQAISGAWLTREGQLVLVSDAVVAALDDRDAAAVLATLTVAGRPASDDEIMEWLDGSDAAALVFSHGGNLLHLQRTSNAELAERFGFVAQPRATA